Genomic segment of Burkholderiales bacterium:
CTGTTCTGGGTCTTCCGCCCCGTCCACGGCGGCATCTGGGCCGAGGTGGCCGCCGACGCCACGCTCGATGCGGAGGGCCGGCGCTCGCCGCCCTGTCCGCTCGCCCCGATTCCGCCGGCCGGCCAGGGTCCGCGTAAGACTGTCTACCGCTTCGGCGTGGCCGCAACGCGGCGCACGGTCAACTGACCTGCCGTTTCCGCCGGGCGGCTGCGCCCCGGCCATCGATGCTCAAGCCCCACCGCTGGGGCCGGCGCTCTCATTTTTTTGCCGACCGTTGAAATCGAGACCTTCGCCCCGTATGATTGGCACTCGCTTTGATCGAGTGCTAACAGAAAGCTCGAAATCCATTCAATTCAAATTCTTATCAGCTTTGTGAGGCAAGGAGAGTAGCAATGAAGATCCGTCCCCTGCATGACCGAGTGATCGTCAAGCGCCTGGAGGAGGAGCGCAAGACAGCCTCCGGAATCGTGATTCCTGACACTGCAGCCGAGAAACCGGACACCGGTGAAGTCGTTGCCGTAGGGCCGGGCAAGATTCTCGACGACGGCAAGGTCCGTCCGCTGGACGTCAAGAAGGGCGACAAGATTCTGTTCGGCAAGTACTCGGGGCAGACCGTGAAGATCGAAGGCGAGGAACTGCTCGTGATGCGCGAAGAAGACATCATGGGCGTGCTCGAAGCGGCGTAGGGAATTCCCCGCTACGCCCCAGCCAAATTTCCAGGAGACATTAATGGCAGCCAAAGACGTCAAGTTTCACGACGCCGCGCGCGCGCGCATCGTCGCGGGCGTGAATGTCCTCGCCGATGCG
This window contains:
- the groES gene encoding co-chaperone GroES, producing MKIRPLHDRVIVKRLEEERKTASGIVIPDTAAEKPDTGEVVAVGPGKILDDGKVRPLDVKKGDKILFGKYSGQTVKIEGEELLVMREEDIMGVLEAA